One window of Myxocyprinus asiaticus isolate MX2 ecotype Aquarium Trade chromosome 4, UBuf_Myxa_2, whole genome shotgun sequence genomic DNA carries:
- the LOC127434964 gene encoding protein orai-2-like gives MKDSPKAGQSQSVTMSSELNVPMGSPAQGYSDRLQDGGGMDYRDWVRRSYLELVTSNHHSVQALSWRKLYLSRAKLKASSRTSALLSGFAMVAMVEVQLEMQYNYPRVLLIAFSVCTTVLVAVHLFALLISTCILPNVEAVSNIHNLNSVSESPHERMHHYIELAWGFSTALGILLFLAEVVLLCWIKFLPVDSGAQSVSVLAALKQNCSTPAVQPGYSGWQAALASTIIMVPVGLIFVVFTIHFYRSLLRHKTERHHQEIEELHKIKVQLDGHERGLQAV, from the exons ATGAAAGACAGCCCTAAAGCAGGACAAAGCCAAtcag TTACTATGAGCAGTGAGCTCAATGTGCCAATGGGTTCCCCAGCTCAGGGGTACTCCGACAGGCTGCAGGATGGTGGCGGAATGGATTACAGAGATTGGGTTCGTCGCAGCTATCTGGAGCTGGTCACCTCCAATCACCACTCTGTCCAGGCTCTCTCGTGGAGAAAACTTTACCTCAGCAGGGCAAAGCTCAAAGCCTCCAGTCGAACCTCAGCCCTGCTGTCAGGCTTTGCAATG GTGGCCATGGTGGAGGTGCAACTCGAGATGCAGTACAACTACCCACGAGTCCTTCTTATCGCCTTCAGCGTCTGCACCACTGTGCTGGTTGCTGTCCACCTCTTCGCGCTACTCATCAGTACATGCATCTTGCCCAATGTCGAAGCCGTTAGCAACATCCACAACCTCAACTCCGTCTCCGAATCTCCCCACGAGAGAATGCACCACTATATTGAACTCGcctggggcttttccactgcccTGGGAATCCTGTTGTTCCTGGCAGAGGTGGTGCTCCTCTGCTGGATAAAGTTCTTGCCAGTTGACTCTGGAGCACAATCTGTGTCAGTCCTGGCAGCCCTGAAGCAGAACTGTAGCACCCCTGCAGTTCAACCCGGGTACAGCGGGTGGCAAGCGGCCTTGGCCTCCACCATCATCATGGTGCCCGTTGGATTAATCTTTGTggtgttcaccattcacttctacCGCTCACTATTGCGGCACAAAACAGAGCGGCACCACCAGGAGATCGAGGAACTGCACAAGATCAAGGTGCAGCTTGATGGCCATGAGCGAGGCTTGCAAGCAGTGTGA